In one Thermanaerovibrio velox DSM 12556 genomic region, the following are encoded:
- a CDS encoding FtsW/RodA/SpoVE family cell cycle protein, with the protein MSRSLEPPLGSRGYDTRPDVLLWLIPFLLNGLGMLVITSTTTPKIFGSSGSLFWVGLKQLQWMLIGWVGFIVGWRIPFRVWMRTSGILWVVSIFLVFCTLLPGIGATIGGARRWIRIAGLSFQPGEVLYLFFSIHLTKMLHKHDKDEIKSFIVLLSLIFLSAAPLLLQPDLGTIILIFTIGMGIFVERHGWRLPLVSAVGGVVILVLLIVAEPYRMRRVVAFLDPWKDPLDTGFQAIQGLIAFSNGGLWGTGLGHGFQKLQYLPAAYTDFIFAALGEEMGLVGTMGVLALFFIWTMRVKRYYFEMDDDIVASMLWAMVLTIITPFFINVGGVTKMMPLTGMPLPFLSYGGTSLVMMWFRLGMVMGICSAGASQKRGLA; encoded by the coding sequence TTGTCCCGCTCGTTAGAACCACCTCTTGGCTCACGGGGTTATGATACCAGACCAGATGTACTGCTGTGGCTAATCCCGTTTCTCCTGAACGGCCTTGGTATGTTGGTGATAACGTCCACTACTACTCCCAAGATATTTGGCAGCAGCGGTTCCCTTTTTTGGGTTGGGCTTAAGCAGCTTCAATGGATGTTGATAGGATGGGTAGGCTTCATAGTAGGTTGGAGGATACCTTTTAGGGTGTGGATGCGAACGAGCGGCATCCTTTGGGTTGTGTCGATATTTTTGGTGTTTTGTACCCTTCTCCCAGGTATAGGGGCTACCATAGGTGGAGCAAGAAGATGGATAAGGATCGCTGGTTTGTCGTTTCAACCAGGGGAGGTACTTTACCTATTTTTTTCCATTCATCTTACCAAGATGCTCCATAAACACGATAAGGATGAGATAAAATCCTTCATTGTTCTTTTGTCCCTTATTTTTTTGTCTGCTGCTCCGCTTCTATTGCAACCTGACCTGGGGACCATCATACTTATATTTACTATAGGCATGGGTATTTTTGTGGAGCGCCATGGTTGGAGGTTGCCGCTTGTCTCTGCCGTAGGAGGGGTGGTGATCCTCGTTTTGCTTATAGTTGCCGAACCATATCGTATGAGGCGAGTGGTTGCGTTTTTGGATCCCTGGAAAGACCCCTTGGATACTGGTTTTCAGGCTATTCAGGGGCTAATTGCCTTTAGCAACGGTGGGCTTTGGGGGACTGGGCTGGGGCATGGTTTCCAGAAGCTTCAATACTTGCCTGCTGCATACACGGATTTCATATTTGCCGCCCTTGGGGAGGAGATGGGACTTGTTGGCACCATGGGAGTTCTTGCTCTCTTCTTCATATGGACCATGAGGGTTAAGAGATATTACTTTGAAATGGACGATGATATCGTGGCCTCAATGCTTTGGGCCATGGTATTGACTATAATTACCCCCTTTTTTATTAACGTGGGGGGAGTTACGAAGATGATGCCTCTTACCGGTATGCCGTTGCCATTTTTGAGCTATGGCGGCACATCCTTGGTGATGATGTGGTTTAGGCTCGGAATGGTGATGGGTATATGTAGTGCTGGGGCATCTCAGAAGAGGGGATTAGCTTGA
- a CDS encoding UDP-N-acetylglucosamine--N-acetylmuramyl-(pentapeptide) pyrophosphoryl-undecaprenol N-acetylglucosamine transferase has product MRIKRVLVVAGGTGGHIWPAIAFGSWLRERHSDVDISFVSGSRPLELKIYREVNLDPHIIHLEGSPLGGGLRKMPRRWKQIFKCFHQARDCIEKEAPDVCLMFGGYVSFPALMVSKMMGLRCLIHEQNAVAGRVTRLAALLGVPVASGWDTCHPLKDKSYKYVGVPIRGMQRIPRPIALRRLGISVEAGSKVALVLGGSLGSGSLFEKVIEASKDEYFSGWTFLIIGASSVPQVIGKCILMPHTWDMEALYSVTDVVITRGGASSLTEIKLWKLPCVIIPWRDSSGGHQRANAVAFCRSARGLILDEELVSGGLGRAVESLLNGGSASSDLIVCGTTLDEDLPSVTSKTCCDLWEMLLAL; this is encoded by the coding sequence TTGAGGATAAAGCGAGTCTTAGTGGTTGCTGGCGGGACTGGAGGACATATATGGCCTGCGATAGCCTTTGGGAGCTGGCTTAGGGAAAGGCATTCGGATGTGGATATTTCCTTTGTGTCTGGATCAAGGCCCCTTGAGTTGAAGATATACAGGGAGGTCAATTTGGATCCTCATATAATACACTTGGAGGGTTCCCCCCTGGGGGGGGGATTGCGCAAGATGCCCAGGAGATGGAAGCAGATATTTAAGTGTTTTCACCAGGCTAGGGACTGTATAGAGAAAGAGGCCCCTGATGTATGTCTTATGTTTGGAGGATACGTATCCTTCCCAGCACTTATGGTGTCCAAGATGATGGGGTTGCGTTGCCTTATACACGAGCAGAACGCAGTGGCCGGACGGGTTACTAGGCTGGCTGCCTTGCTTGGTGTCCCCGTGGCATCTGGATGGGATACCTGTCATCCCCTTAAGGACAAAAGCTATAAGTACGTGGGGGTGCCAATAAGGGGAATGCAAAGGATACCTAGGCCCATTGCTTTAAGGCGATTGGGGATATCGGTAGAAGCGGGATCGAAGGTGGCCTTGGTATTGGGAGGGTCTTTGGGAAGCGGATCTCTTTTCGAGAAGGTTATAGAAGCATCGAAGGATGAATACTTTAGTGGGTGGACGTTTCTAATCATAGGGGCAAGTAGCGTCCCCCAAGTTATTGGAAAGTGCATTCTCATGCCTCACACGTGGGACATGGAAGCCCTTTATTCCGTGACGGACGTTGTCATAACCAGAGGGGGAGCTTCAAGTTTAACTGAGATTAAGTTATGGAAGTTGCCTTGTGTTATAATTCCTTGGCGTGATTCATCAGGTGGACATCAGAGGGCCAATGCTGTGGCCTTTTGCCGATCCGCCAGGGGTTTGATCCTAGACGAGGAGTTAGTTTCGGGAGGCCTGGGAAGGGCGGTGGAATCCCTCTTGAACGGGGGGAGCGCTTCCTCAGACTTGATTGTCTGTGGCACGACTTTAGATGAGGATCTCCCATCTGTTACATCTAAGACTTGTTGCGATTTATGGGAAATGCTGCTCGCTCTCTAA
- the murC gene encoding UDP-N-acetylmuramate--L-alanine ligase: MPSNGLGCGTKIHLMGIGGAGMSGLALLLKGMGCQVSGCDAAKTSYSKKLVQGGMEVLMGHDEAHIGRFMPDLLVYTSAIEDSHPEIVEARRLGVTVAKRAEVLSAIFNSKRGFGVAGTHGKTTTSSMLALIAERHGISPTVAIGGELCDIGCNAKLGTGDVMVAELDESDGSFELFEPEVAVVTNVDWDHVDHYGSVHDVLDAFLRFVGGMKDGGALVICADDGGNQELLRRIEFRDKCIRVLKYGWGTSWDWGAANVCHIDGGGVAADVYRDGKFCGELRLRVSGEHNVLNALGACAAAEMMGVPFKASSSILSSFSGAKRRFQRVGSSGGVDVFDDYGHHPREIQATINAARGAFPGRRLIVVFQPHRYTRTSAMYGDFARVLALADKALVLPIYPADEKPISGVSSSLIVDNFPEGASSPVLCGSFDEAVNTLSGFCRQGDVVLTVGAGNVSCLGERIVNALGEGRRLNDEVAVGSR, translated from the coding sequence ATGCCTTCCAATGGCCTTGGCTGCGGTACGAAGATACATCTCATGGGAATTGGTGGAGCCGGCATGAGCGGTCTTGCGCTGCTGTTGAAGGGGATGGGATGCCAGGTTAGTGGTTGTGATGCGGCCAAGACGTCCTACAGTAAGAAGCTGGTTCAGGGTGGGATGGAGGTACTGATGGGGCACGACGAAGCCCATATTGGACGTTTCATGCCTGACCTTTTGGTCTATACGAGTGCCATAGAGGACTCTCATCCGGAGATAGTTGAGGCCAGGAGGCTAGGTGTTACGGTGGCTAAGCGGGCGGAAGTGCTAAGCGCCATATTTAACTCTAAGCGAGGATTTGGTGTGGCGGGTACTCATGGGAAAACAACCACCTCGTCAATGTTGGCCTTGATCGCCGAGCGACATGGGATTTCCCCTACCGTGGCCATAGGCGGTGAGCTCTGTGATATAGGGTGTAATGCAAAGTTGGGGACCGGAGACGTCATGGTAGCCGAGCTTGACGAGAGCGATGGTAGCTTCGAGCTGTTTGAGCCAGAGGTTGCGGTGGTTACCAATGTTGATTGGGACCACGTAGATCATTATGGATCTGTTCATGATGTCTTAGACGCTTTCCTTCGGTTTGTGGGTGGGATGAAAGATGGAGGTGCTCTAGTGATATGCGCCGATGATGGTGGCAATCAGGAACTGCTTCGACGCATCGAATTTCGGGATAAGTGCATTAGGGTTCTCAAGTACGGATGGGGTACTTCCTGGGATTGGGGGGCCGCCAACGTTTGTCATATAGATGGGGGAGGCGTGGCCGCCGATGTGTACAGAGATGGCAAGTTCTGCGGCGAGCTACGCCTTCGTGTGAGTGGGGAGCATAACGTGCTTAATGCTCTTGGAGCATGTGCTGCGGCGGAGATGATGGGGGTGCCTTTCAAGGCTTCCTCGTCCATTTTAAGTTCTTTCAGTGGTGCCAAAAGGAGGTTCCAGCGGGTTGGATCCTCCGGGGGGGTGGATGTTTTCGATGATTACGGCCATCATCCAAGGGAAATTCAAGCCACTATAAACGCTGCCCGAGGTGCATTCCCGGGCAGAAGGCTCATCGTTGTCTTTCAGCCCCATCGATATACCAGGACATCCGCCATGTACGGTGATTTCGCAAGAGTTCTGGCTTTAGCGGACAAGGCATTGGTGCTCCCAATTTATCCCGCGGATGAGAAACCTATCAGTGGCGTTAGCTCCAGCCTTATAGTCGATAATTTCCCTGAGGGGGCTTCTTCTCCGGTTCTATGCGGATCCTTTGATGAGGCGGTAAATACGCTGTCCGGTTTCTGTCGTCAAGGGGATGTTGTTTTAACTGTTGGGGCTGGGAATGTATCATGCCTTGGCGAAAGGATCGTTAACGCTCTTGGGGAGGGCAGAAGGCTTAATGATGAGGTGGCTGTTGGATCTAGATAG
- the murB gene encoding UDP-N-acetylmuramate dehydrogenase, protein MRWLLDLDRRGLCSVRPKEPLRFWNTWCVGGCAEAVISPRSESALGCIRKMTSEEGVHAFVLGEGSNVLIPDEGLEGLVVLLRDDTSPPIVEFSSDSRVEVQVSAALPLRKLLNWAVRRGLSGLEFAVGIPGTVGGAVAGNAGAKGRSIGDLVTFVRTIEEDGNVRVWMGNELSFSYRKSGLSSGRSWITSVGLNLYPSSDGDIRQRLKHFASFRKGQPKNAKTAGCVFKNPPGGSAGMMLDSAGCKGLRVGGAMVSLQHANFIENLGDATAGNIIQLVDICRDRVRDKFGVNLELEVRVLGDGPSPPEG, encoded by the coding sequence ATGAGGTGGCTGTTGGATCTAGATAGGAGGGGACTTTGCTCTGTTAGACCCAAGGAACCTCTTAGATTCTGGAATACATGGTGTGTCGGTGGTTGTGCGGAAGCGGTGATAAGCCCAAGGTCGGAGTCTGCTTTGGGATGCATTAGGAAGATGACCTCCGAAGAGGGAGTTCATGCTTTTGTGCTCGGAGAGGGCTCAAATGTGCTGATCCCAGACGAGGGGCTTGAGGGTTTAGTCGTGCTGCTTCGTGACGACACTTCTCCCCCGATTGTGGAGTTCTCTTCGGATAGTAGAGTGGAAGTTCAGGTTTCGGCGGCCCTCCCGCTCCGCAAGTTGTTGAATTGGGCGGTTCGCAGAGGGCTTTCGGGGCTTGAGTTCGCTGTTGGAATCCCAGGGACTGTAGGTGGGGCTGTGGCGGGGAACGCCGGAGCCAAGGGGAGGTCAATAGGGGACTTGGTCACCTTCGTTAGAACCATTGAGGAGGATGGGAACGTTAGGGTGTGGATGGGTAATGAGTTGTCGTTCTCCTATCGCAAGTCTGGGTTATCCTCTGGCAGATCTTGGATTACCTCCGTGGGTTTGAACTTGTATCCATCTAGCGATGGGGATATCAGACAGAGACTTAAGCACTTTGCCTCTTTCAGGAAGGGGCAACCGAAGAACGCTAAGACTGCGGGGTGTGTTTTTAAGAACCCACCTGGTGGAAGCGCTGGTATGATGTTGGACTCTGCGGGTTGCAAGGGGCTTAGAGTTGGTGGGGCTATGGTTTCTTTGCAACATGCAAACTTCATTGAGAACCTTGGGGATGCTACCGCGGGTAACATAATCCAGCTTGTTGATATTTGCAGGGATAGGGTAAGGGATAAGTTCGGGGTAAATCTCGAGTTAGAGGTAAGGGTTTTGGGAGATGGTCCATCGCCGCCCGAGGGTTAG
- the ftsA gene encoding cell division protein FtsA produces the protein MFKRISTSAAHGDPDLLVGLDLGTTKVSVVVAERESRTGEAQIIGIGHAPSSGIRKGLIVNLDQAVRSVQSAICDAENMVGLELKEVTVAFSGSEVKSIRSKGMVSLGRSPRPVMQLDVERVIEAAQTEVSVPQNQSILHAIPVEYFLDGHGGIDDPSGMTGMRLEIDLQSVIVPTAVLQNVLNCVERAGLEVNGLVIKPLASALGMLSKEESMAGAVAVDVGGGTTGVAVFSDGRPKHLAVIPVGGDHITNDVASVLKMPLSKAEEIKKEVSLFEGAESAEDVLEFDVRGRSYSCRVVDVVEVIRCRLEELYSVLIRREISDLSPSMMSAGVVMCGGVAKTSDIEVLVSELLDMPARVSLPLDHDRMPPSRNGVEFVSAAGIIRYMIERERNPFRFMEPHLDSIRRQGHGRGIMEEPRPRVNPRVSSGGGLGDLWEKIRRYVDELF, from the coding sequence TTGTTTAAAAGGATATCTACCTCCGCCGCTCATGGCGATCCAGATTTGTTGGTGGGTCTCGACTTGGGGACCACCAAGGTGTCTGTCGTTGTTGCCGAGCGGGAGAGCCGGACGGGGGAGGCTCAGATAATAGGGATAGGCCATGCCCCTTCCAGTGGGATTCGAAAGGGATTAATAGTCAACCTTGATCAAGCAGTTCGATCGGTGCAAAGCGCGATTTGCGATGCTGAGAACATGGTAGGCCTTGAGTTAAAGGAGGTCACCGTGGCATTCAGCGGGAGCGAGGTAAAAAGCATAAGGTCCAAGGGCATGGTTTCATTGGGTAGATCCCCGAGGCCTGTCATGCAGCTTGATGTAGAGCGAGTTATCGAGGCCGCACAAACGGAGGTATCCGTTCCGCAGAATCAGAGTATTCTCCATGCCATACCGGTAGAGTATTTTCTTGATGGCCATGGTGGTATTGACGATCCCTCGGGAATGACCGGGATGAGGCTAGAGATAGATCTTCAGTCCGTCATAGTTCCAACCGCAGTGTTGCAGAATGTTCTTAACTGTGTAGAGAGGGCGGGGCTTGAGGTTAACGGCTTGGTTATAAAGCCGTTGGCGTCAGCCTTGGGAATGCTTTCCAAGGAGGAATCCATGGCTGGGGCTGTGGCTGTGGACGTGGGGGGCGGTACAACGGGGGTTGCGGTCTTCTCCGACGGGCGTCCCAAGCATTTGGCGGTCATACCAGTTGGAGGAGATCACATCACTAACGACGTGGCCTCGGTGTTGAAGATGCCATTAAGCAAGGCAGAGGAGATAAAGAAAGAAGTATCCCTTTTCGAGGGAGCGGAGTCTGCAGAGGATGTTCTAGAGTTTGATGTTAGGGGCAGGAGCTACTCATGTAGGGTCGTTGATGTGGTGGAAGTTATCCGATGCAGGCTTGAGGAACTATACTCTGTCCTGATAAGGAGGGAGATATCGGACCTCAGCCCATCAATGATGTCTGCTGGGGTAGTCATGTGTGGAGGCGTTGCAAAGACTTCCGACATAGAGGTGTTAGTTAGCGAGCTCCTTGACATGCCTGCTAGGGTTTCCTTGCCCTTAGATCATGACAGGATGCCTCCCAGTAGGAACGGTGTGGAGTTCGTGTCTGCCGCAGGAATAATTAGATATATGATAGAGAGGGAGCGCAATCCATTCCGGTTCATGGAGCCTCACTTGGATTCCATAAGACGACAAGGTCATGGACGGGGTATCATGGAGGAGCCGCGTCCTAGGGTTAATCCTAGGGTTTCCTCCGGAGGAGGATTGGGTGATCTTTGGGAGAAGATACGGAGATATGTGGATGAGCTTTTTTAA
- the ftsZ gene encoding cell division protein FtsZ, with protein sequence MAELLQIDRSGRAYREVIKVVGVGGGGNNALNHIIRSGIKGVEFISANTDVAHMELSEADVKIILGKELTRGLGAGANPEIGQKAALESRDEIRAAIEGADMVFITAGMGGGTGTGASPVIANIARESGALVVAVVTKPFMFEGKRRISQALGGIERLKEQVDALIVIPNDRLLQLADKKTALTEAFKLADEVLRQAVDGVTSLILKPGLVNVDFADLKTVMSNAGSAIMGIGEAQGENRAAVAARNAINSPLMEAPIKGAKGVLFNVIGGTSVTLHEALEVSEVIREFTDDDAQIIWGAVLEPSLEDKLQVIAIATGFSQMAPNESKVSSFTGAAKPSSQSKGMWAPDKLKAKAQLEETEVRPMGHPSGAEEDLFRGSGVPTDDLDLPAFKRRRGHL encoded by the coding sequence ATGGCGGAGCTTCTTCAGATAGACCGGTCTGGTAGAGCCTACAGGGAAGTTATAAAAGTGGTTGGGGTAGGCGGTGGTGGAAACAACGCCTTGAATCACATAATAAGGAGCGGGATAAAGGGAGTTGAGTTTATATCCGCTAACACTGACGTGGCTCATATGGAGCTCTCAGAAGCGGACGTCAAAATAATCCTTGGCAAGGAGTTGACTAGGGGCCTGGGGGCAGGAGCTAATCCCGAGATAGGTCAGAAAGCCGCACTTGAGTCCAGGGATGAGATCAGGGCCGCCATAGAGGGTGCGGATATGGTCTTTATAACCGCCGGCATGGGGGGGGGTACCGGTACTGGGGCTTCTCCTGTGATAGCCAACATAGCCAGGGAGAGCGGAGCCTTGGTCGTGGCAGTGGTGACAAAGCCCTTCATGTTTGAGGGTAAGCGTAGGATAAGCCAGGCATTGGGTGGGATAGAGCGTCTAAAGGAACAGGTGGATGCCCTAATAGTGATACCTAATGACAGGTTGCTCCAGTTGGCCGATAAGAAGACCGCCCTCACTGAAGCCTTTAAGCTGGCGGATGAAGTGCTTCGCCAGGCGGTTGACGGGGTCACCAGTTTGATATTAAAACCGGGGCTTGTCAACGTTGACTTTGCGGACCTTAAAACTGTCATGAGCAACGCCGGATCTGCAATAATGGGAATAGGTGAGGCTCAAGGTGAGAACCGCGCTGCCGTTGCCGCGAGAAACGCGATAAACAGCCCGCTTATGGAGGCCCCAATAAAGGGTGCCAAGGGAGTGCTGTTTAATGTCATAGGCGGTACCAGTGTCACTCTTCATGAGGCTTTGGAGGTTTCTGAGGTCATAAGGGAGTTCACCGATGATGATGCGCAGATAATATGGGGTGCCGTCCTGGAGCCTAGCTTAGAGGATAAACTCCAGGTGATAGCCATTGCCACGGGTTTCTCTCAGATGGCCCCTAATGAGTCTAAGGTCTCGAGCTTTACAGGAGCAGCAAAACCATCCAGCCAATCCAAAGGAATGTGGGCCCCCGATAAGTTAAAGGCCAAGGCTCAACTCGAGGAGACCGAGGTCCGCCCGATGGGGCATCCCTCGGGAGCTGAGGAGGATTTGTTCAGGGGTAGTGGTGTCCCTACCGATGACCTGGATCTTCCGGCTTTTAAGCGCAGGAGGGGGCATCTTTAA
- a CDS encoding radical SAM protein, translated as MGVGVERFFIGPGPVYRSVDSDVHLRNFPIVTATISYENEVLSFTRWLEEGAIPPLRADRRDPFLPIVGAGGALTYINPFALYQICDFIVLGDAEVSLQQVVNVLRESHSKDDALKELASLPYVLVPSLLDLHRPQGVGKISELSQEDSISSWVTKKSLFESSLLLELQRGCRRACRFCTLTYCFSPMRRLPLHDAKFLIDHIKSKVPFERVGLITPEAGDYPEIRPLIETILALGKGISFASLRLDSMDSFMIKALKYSGGKSITLAPEAGTFRLRSLCGKIFTDDMIMEKAAMAASSGISKVKLYFMIGLPGETDDDLSGIGELCGSIISKTGLSVVASVNAFVPKPLTPWWEADFLDKKEYDRRVALIKKTSIAFCGRRKLELRFNGYREAAIENRLAWSLPEGPLITQEDLDASVGKKKQVLRMLAEIGIASPV; from the coding sequence ATGGGGGTTGGGGTTGAGAGGTTTTTCATAGGCCCCGGCCCTGTTTATCGTTCCGTTGATTCGGATGTTCACCTTCGTAATTTCCCCATTGTGACCGCTACCATATCCTATGAAAACGAAGTCTTATCGTTTACCCGATGGCTTGAGGAGGGGGCAATCCCGCCCTTAAGGGCAGACAGGAGGGATCCCTTTCTGCCAATTGTAGGTGCTGGTGGGGCATTGACCTACATTAACCCGTTTGCGTTATACCAGATTTGTGACTTTATCGTGCTAGGTGACGCAGAGGTTTCGTTACAACAGGTGGTCAACGTCCTTCGCGAAAGCCATAGTAAGGATGATGCCCTTAAAGAACTTGCATCCCTCCCGTACGTTCTGGTCCCATCTCTTCTTGATCTTCACCGCCCCCAAGGAGTCGGTAAGATCTCTGAACTAAGTCAAGAGGATTCTATAAGTTCTTGGGTCACCAAGAAGAGTCTTTTCGAATCTTCACTCCTTTTGGAGTTACAGAGGGGATGTAGACGGGCCTGCAGGTTTTGCACGTTAACTTATTGTTTTTCGCCGATGCGGCGCCTTCCTCTCCATGATGCTAAATTTTTGATAGACCACATAAAATCCAAGGTTCCATTCGAAAGGGTGGGGTTGATAACTCCGGAGGCAGGGGATTACCCAGAGATAAGGCCATTGATAGAAACAATCCTTGCCCTTGGTAAGGGCATCTCCTTTGCCTCCCTTCGACTGGACTCTATGGACAGTTTTATGATAAAAGCATTAAAGTATAGTGGTGGTAAATCTATAACCCTGGCTCCCGAGGCAGGGACGTTCAGGCTTAGGTCTCTATGTGGAAAGATTTTTACCGATGATATGATAATGGAAAAGGCAGCGATGGCTGCTTCATCGGGCATATCAAAAGTGAAGCTATATTTCATGATTGGTCTTCCAGGCGAGACAGATGATGACTTGAGCGGCATAGGGGAGCTTTGTGGAAGCATAATCTCTAAGACAGGGCTCAGCGTTGTGGCATCGGTAAATGCATTTGTCCCCAAGCCGTTAACTCCATGGTGGGAAGCGGATTTTTTAGATAAGAAGGAATATGATCGCAGGGTAGCGCTTATAAAAAAGACATCTATTGCCTTTTGTGGCAGGAGAAAGCTAGAGCTTAGGTTTAATGGCTATAGGGAGGCCGCCATCGAGAACCGCCTGGCTTGGTCATTACCAGAGGGACCATTAATAACGCAGGAAGATCTAGACGCTAGTGTAGGCAAAAAGAAGCAAGTCCTAAGAATGCTTGCCGAGATAGGGATTGCTAGCCCTGTTTAG
- a CDS encoding SPOR domain-containing protein, translated as MGYRLTRNYKKRNQGGLATKIVIAFTALVALGILISGVKYFATQWLPSDNYQSDQRYEQEVPPQVDLNGDLSTKGNESRGYDEGVQNLATPLPNVAKAKPSSSVSSPVSTESSSKSNYDKVKGKPKASTAIQLASPVEETSKTQLKTPPKAKVSPTSSEEKAKEEKAKKEKNTSQERTQEGSPKASEPTKTLPSKSSPKESTSTTERAGGSGSSGHSQKEGSNNTFMVQVGAFSSLDGAKALLEKLKKDGVEATLQEASVSDKKFFRVRVPVEGDRSKADEEASRLAKMGYPTQVIPPKGETK; from the coding sequence GTGGGATACCGGCTTACTAGAAACTACAAAAAGCGAAATCAAGGTGGGTTGGCCACAAAGATAGTGATAGCTTTTACCGCTTTAGTTGCACTTGGAATATTGATTTCTGGGGTGAAATACTTTGCAACTCAGTGGTTACCTAGCGATAACTACCAGTCCGATCAACGGTATGAACAGGAAGTTCCACCCCAGGTAGACCTTAATGGTGACTTATCAACCAAAGGTAATGAATCGCGGGGCTATGATGAAGGGGTACAAAATCTCGCTACCCCACTGCCCAATGTTGCAAAAGCCAAACCTTCTAGTTCCGTGTCGTCGCCGGTAAGTACGGAATCAAGCTCTAAGTCAAATTATGACAAGGTTAAGGGCAAGCCTAAAGCGTCAACCGCCATTCAGCTGGCTTCACCGGTGGAAGAGACATCCAAAACCCAGCTGAAAACACCCCCTAAAGCTAAAGTATCGCCAACTTCGTCAGAGGAAAAGGCTAAAGAAGAAAAAGCAAAAAAGGAAAAGAATACGTCTCAAGAGAGAACTCAAGAAGGCAGCCCTAAGGCATCTGAGCCTACTAAAACATTACCATCTAAATCTTCACCTAAGGAGAGCACAAGCACGACCGAAAGGGCTGGTGGTTCTGGTTCGTCCGGTCATAGCCAGAAGGAAGGTTCCAACAATACTTTTATGGTTCAGGTGGGGGCTTTCTCATCGTTAGACGGAGCTAAGGCGCTCCTGGAAAAATTGAAGAAAGACGGGGTGGAAGCCACGTTGCAGGAGGCCAGCGTATCGGATAAAAAGTTCTTCCGGGTAAGGGTTCCTGTGGAGGGGGACCGTTCAAAGGCGGACGAGGAGGCCTCCAGGCTTGCGAAGATGGGCTATCCTACTCAGGTTATACCGCCTAAGGGGGAGACAAAATAA
- a CDS encoding molybdopterin molybdotransferase MoeA has translation MCPIGSLMDRQDAVHAMVSAAKLEVPVEDVPLGKSTNRILGCDVRCKLDLPPFDRSLRDGYAVRSDDLMGASSGSPSFLNVVGEVPVGGVPDFKIPQQGAAVIHTGGMLPDGADCVAMLEDTSLVGSILEVRRALQRGENVVFKGEEAPAGSVVLGRGTLLSEAHVGLLASQGIKDVPCLGLRSCVFSSGDEIKPVGEAIPYGMLYDVNGWFICSALSRIGIESSYGGILEDRAVNIREKIRDAMEWAHVIIISGGSSISVRDHLEEVFSTFDHPGLIVRGINVQPGKPLLGAVTGSPARVVLGLPGHPLSCATSFYTFVTPMLEMMFGGSGWNVKTLKISLAEDLPARSGIEEFVPGKICDDGVVPIFSASSYSGVLANCDGLIRVPKDRETLRRRETVDLWMIR, from the coding sequence ATGTGCCCCATAGGTTCGCTAATGGATAGGCAAGACGCAGTGCATGCCATGGTAAGTGCAGCTAAACTTGAGGTCCCGGTTGAAGATGTACCGCTTGGAAAATCTACTAATCGAATACTAGGTTGTGATGTCCGTTGTAAGTTGGATCTGCCCCCTTTTGATAGGAGCCTTAGAGACGGTTATGCGGTAAGGTCCGATGACCTTATGGGGGCATCCTCCGGGTCGCCTTCCTTCCTTAACGTGGTGGGTGAGGTGCCTGTTGGTGGGGTTCCAGACTTCAAGATCCCTCAACAGGGAGCAGCGGTTATACATACCGGGGGTATGCTGCCAGATGGTGCGGACTGTGTGGCGATGCTAGAAGACACGTCATTGGTTGGTTCCATTCTGGAAGTTCGCAGGGCCCTCCAGAGGGGTGAAAACGTGGTGTTCAAGGGGGAGGAGGCCCCTGCTGGTTCTGTCGTGCTTGGGAGGGGGACGCTGCTCTCTGAAGCCCACGTGGGGCTCCTCGCTTCTCAGGGTATCAAGGATGTCCCGTGTCTTGGGTTAAGGTCTTGTGTGTTTAGTAGCGGTGATGAGATAAAACCAGTTGGAGAGGCAATTCCATACGGTATGCTTTATGATGTAAACGGATGGTTTATCTGTTCAGCCTTGAGCCGCATAGGCATCGAATCTTCTTACGGTGGGATACTCGAGGACAGAGCCGTTAACATAAGGGAAAAGATCCGAGATGCCATGGAATGGGCTCATGTGATCATCATTAGTGGAGGATCCTCGATAAGCGTAAGAGATCACTTGGAAGAGGTATTTTCAACGTTTGATCATCCTGGTTTGATAGTTAGAGGCATCAACGTTCAGCCTGGCAAACCACTGTTGGGAGCGGTAACTGGATCTCCTGCACGAGTAGTCCTTGGCCTGCCGGGACATCCCTTGTCCTGTGCAACGTCTTTTTACACCTTTGTTACTCCTATGCTTGAAATGATGTTTGGGGGCAGCGGATGGAACGTGAAAACCCTGAAGATCTCCCTTGCTGAGGATTTACCAGCCAGGTCTGGGATTGAGGAGTTCGTCCCCGGTAAGATATGTGATGATGGTGTTGTACCTATTTTTTCAGCCTCCAGTTACAGCGGTGTCCTTGCAAATTGTGACGGTCTCATAAGGGTTCCTAAGGACAGGGAGACCCTTCGTAGAAGGGAGACGGTTGACCTTTGGATGATTCGATGA